A genomic segment from Thermotoga neapolitana DSM 4359 encodes:
- a CDS encoding ECF transporter S component, protein MKKLTYTAMWLAVGVALAYLLHLVNLGRMFLPLHLVAMLAGAVSGAFVGGIVGGLLPVLSFLTMGMPPFPMFLFMIPEVFVYGFILGVMEKKNISSDSPLRFFLADWFTRYLITL, encoded by the coding sequence ATGAAAAAGTTGACCTACACAGCCATGTGGCTGGCCGTTGGAGTTGCCCTCGCCTACCTTCTGCATCTGGTGAACCTTGGCAGGATGTTTCTGCCGCTTCATCTGGTCGCCATGCTCGCCGGAGCGGTTTCCGGTGCTTTTGTGGGAGGGATTGTTGGAGGGCTTCTTCCGGTTCTGTCTTTTCTGACCATGGGTATGCCACCCTTTCCGATGTTTCTGTTCATGATTCCTGAAGTCTTCGTGTACGGTTTCATTCTGGGGGTGATGGAGAAGAAAAATATTTCCTCAGACTCGCCGTTGCGGTTCTTCTTGGCAGACTGGTTTACTCGGTATCTTATTACGCTTTAG